In Pyrus communis chromosome 11, drPyrComm1.1, whole genome shotgun sequence, the sequence ATAACAGGATCACGTGTCTGTGTAGATCTTAAACACAAATCCCTTGCTTTAAAATTCAACACTACTCCCATGTAATGACCCAACCTTTCTCACATCATCCAATGAGCCATCACCAACGGGTGCCACACAAAGACCCCCTCCCCTCCTGAAGGAGAGTGAAAGCCACCCATCAACTAACTTTACTATTTCCACATATAAAagtgaaacaaaagaaaaaaaatggaaatacaGGAATAGGTCTGGATTGGGATTGCACTCATAACAAACTTTCCCAAGTACTAAACATTATTGAGAGGAACTAGCTGATACAAAGAAACTCACATAATCACAGTGAGTAAACATGAGGTGGAAGACGAGGCTCACAGACTGCAACAAGGGGAGTTTTTTTCGGTGTCGAAAGCCCAAAAACCTCCTCCATGCTCAAATCCTCTTTCTTCATGTTATATGGCATTCTCCATGTAAATCCATGTAACAGATTAGCCAGACTTGACTGAATGACCTTAATGCCCAGACTGTAGCCAGGGCACATCCTCCTGCCTGACCCAAAAGGAAGCAGCTCAAAGTCCTGGCCTTTGACATCAATGTCCTTGCCTAGGAACCTCTCAGGGAAGAACTCCTCAGGGTTGTCCCACAATTCAGGGTCTCTTCCTATTGTCCACACACTCACTAGGGCTCTGGTGCCCTTGGGTATGTCATAGCCAGCTACTTGGCAGTCTTCCCTGGTTTGCCTTGGCACCAACATGGGTGCCACTGGGTGCAGCCTCATGGTTTCTTTGGCAATGGCATCAACATATGGGAGATTAACAATGTCCTTCTCCTCAACCCATCTCTCTCTTCCAATCACCCTGTCTAGCTCCTCCGCTGCCTTTTTGAATATCTCCGGCTTCCTTAGGAGCTCCGAAATTGCCCATTCCACCGTCACTGCTGAGCTCTCCGTTCCTCCGGCAATTAGGTCCTAATAGAATCCACCAACATAAAACAACTCTCATATTTTAAGTCACAAATAAGACATTAGTATTTATCTGAGTTAATTCTAGATCTTATTTAAAATTACGGTGATCTCAACCGCTCACATGCAGTCAATAACCATGGGATGCTAATGCATTGTGGTACCTAAATGCATCAACTGCTCACAGTTGTCTGatcctaacattactcttatatCCAGTGAACAAGACCTAGTATTTCACATCTCATATGTCACATATCACATCTACTAAACTTTAGGAAAATTCTCAAAGATTATAGTATATTAttccataaaataaaaaactaatcaAATCATACCTGAGTAAATGCCTTGACCCCATGCCTCTCAAGCTTAACTTCTAGGTTAGGATCATCAGCAAGCTGCAAGAGCACATCAACCATGTCTTTTGCAACAAAGTCTTTCCCACCAGCCTCCCTCTTTGTGATATGTTCATCCAACACATGCTCCAAAAACATATCCAACTTCTTGCTCAAAGTCTTCATCCTCTTTATGTACCCTTGTAAGTCCAAAAAATCAAGCCAAGGTATCGAATCGCCGATGTTCAACACCCCACTCAGCAAGAACAACTCATCCAACATCTTCTTGAACTCATCGGGGCTCACAATCGCATCTTTAGTCTCGTCAGTGTACTTCTTTCCAAGCACCATCCGGCTTATGACGTTGAGGCTCACGGTTGAGAGGTGGTCTTTGAGCAAAACGTTGGAGTTGGAGGAATCATATAATCCTTTAAGCAAGGCACTCATTTCCTCCCTCCTAATATATTCATAAGACTCTAGGCGTTTGTTGCTGAAAAGCTCCGTGATGCACATTTTACGGGCTTGCCGCCAATATGGGCCATACGGGGACCAAGTGATGTCCGAGTAGTTGTAGGTTGTGTGTTTGCCGGCTGCGAATTTAGGGCGGCCGGCAAAAGTGACGTCGTGTGTTTTCAGGAAGGCCTTGGCCATTTCTACTGAAGAACCCACGACGACAGGGTATGACCCAAACTTGAGCTGCATGATGGGGCCGTATTTTAGGGCGAGCTCGTGGACGGAACGGTGGGGAAGGTGGCTTATGAGGTTGAGGTTTCCAATGATAGGCCAGGGTTTAGGGCCGGGCGGCAGATTGAGCTTGCGGTGGCGGAGGCGGCGGGAGAGGAGGATGAGGGCTAGAGCTCCTAGCCATGCAGCTACGTATGCAACAACCCAAGTGGCTTCCATTATTTGACAAGTAGTGAAGTGGTTTGTCTGGGTGGTGAAATATTGATGTATGTTTGAGGTGGTGGGAAAGGGGATTTATAATTGGAGGAAGTCAATACACAGGTCGCCTCACTTGTCTGGTATATAATCTAACATCATTTCAATTGTCGTTTTTCATGATAACAATTTATCGTTGTCAAGTATGCACATTGGATTTCTATTAAACAGAGAAGACTCGCcggttttttttaaaataaaatttattggagagaaaaagagaatacAAGCAGCAATGAGCTGCAACCACAAGAAAAACATATAGCAAAGCTAACAACGCTGCACCAAAGCAGCAACAATAAGCGCTAACTATTTATAGGTATATTTCATTTCTTTAAAACAGACTCATCAGCAGCGGAATGGGTGATTTTCAAAGAACTCAATCGAAGACTAATAGTGGACTTAATTAAGTTGAGAACCACCGCAGCGGTTTGACATGAGTTCTTGAATCCACGGTTATTCTGCTCCAAACATAATACACAGTAGTAGCAAGACCTAACTTCAATATTATTGATGATAGAGATTTTCCCTTATAACGGCTAGCAGCCCACATGACAAAAAGAGGCCAGGGGAGCCTTGGCCAAGGGACACTGTACCTGAACAACACTGAAGACCAAATACCATCATAAAAGGACACTCAAAGAAGAGGTGGCAATGGTGATTATGTTTAGTAAAAGGCAAGTTAAGTGTCTTCATTGGGAGAGAATGTAAGAGATTGATTTTGGAAATAAGTGTTTTTTTAAAAGAGCTTCTGATTatgtttaaaataaatttaaaaacgcCTTTCAATCATACAAGCGCGTTTTTAGAGCAACACATGTTCTgtacttgttaaaaaaaatacttttaagtgttgtttaataaaattttcttcatgtttatatttaCGAGCAAAAATACTTTCTACAAAACTATTCCCAAACAAGTGATATGATTACCCACAACTAGAATACGATTATCACATTGTATCCTTGTAGATAGAGTTTCTTTGTTGCGTTTTACTTGGTGCCTCCAATTATAATAGGAGAGAACCAAAGCaccttttaaaataaataaaataaaatatagacTTGACTGtccaaattaaaaattcaaatgagaCTCAACAACTCAACTAATATTGTTATTAATGGCTACAAAaggataatattaaaaaaaaatagcgatattcacacatttattttatcttccacacattttgtgaatttttttgttattgatctttttcatttaattttattggaCGGTTGGAAACTAAGAAGAATTcatgaaatataaaaataggtgtgtagatagcactatctaataataataataataataataaagtgtcttaaaaaaattgtaaagaaGGCCAACTTGATAATTTGGTCAATGATCAATAAACGAAATTCAAACCCTTCTAGTCTTTAGGGAAAATAATAAGAAACCTACCAAGCCAATCCACGAAGAAAACTACAAAAGTGAGAGGCGTTTTCTCAGTTGGT encodes:
- the LOC137708193 gene encoding trimethyltridecatetraene synthase-like; amino-acid sequence: MEATWVVAYVAAWLGALALILLSRRLRHRKLNLPPGPKPWPIIGNLNLISHLPHRSVHELALKYGPIMQLKFGSYPVVVGSSVEMAKAFLKTHDVTFAGRPKFAAGKHTTYNYSDITWSPYGPYWRQARKMCITELFSNKRLESYEYIRREEMSALLKGLYDSSNSNVLLKDHLSTVSLNVISRMVLGKKYTDETKDAIVSPDEFKKMLDELFLLSGVLNIGDSIPWLDFLDLQGYIKRMKTLSKKLDMFLEHVLDEHITKREAGGKDFVAKDMVDVLLQLADDPNLEVKLERHGVKAFTQDLIAGGTESSAVTVEWAISELLRKPEIFKKAAEELDRVIGRERWVEEKDIVNLPYVDAIAKETMRLHPVAPMLVPRQTREDCQVAGYDIPKGTRALVSVWTIGRDPELWDNPEEFFPERFLGKDIDVKGQDFELLPFGSGRRMCPGYSLGIKVIQSSLANLLHGFTWRMPYNMKKEDLSMEEVFGLSTPKKTPLVAVCEPRLPPHVYSL